A single window of Streptomyces xanthii DNA harbors:
- a CDS encoding Tat pathway signal sequence domain protein, which produces MRALARRHLGKLVTGVALAVAGAAVAVGVSLPDDAGAAGDAAKAAAAERDAVAPEGTVEAAPEEGEKGVGRDPLTDAEIDRAERLAVAGGNLRRNALDVEGDRGPEHLSTNLTETDPRLSGTAAAQRRADVVYYDYKSDAVVTKTVNLDTGKVEDTSTDHGVQPPPGKDELTEAAQLLIGDRLGAGLRADYKDATGKKLTGPDQLELSGMVFRKGTVANVPADLAACGTHRCLRVITKVKSGPWIDTRALVVDLSDRTVGRLS; this is translated from the coding sequence GTGCGCGCGCTAGCAAGACGCCATCTGGGCAAGCTGGTGACAGGGGTGGCCCTCGCGGTCGCCGGAGCCGCCGTGGCGGTGGGCGTGAGCCTGCCCGACGACGCCGGGGCCGCGGGGGACGCGGCCAAGGCCGCGGCGGCCGAGCGGGACGCGGTGGCTCCCGAGGGCACGGTCGAGGCCGCGCCGGAGGAGGGGGAGAAGGGCGTCGGACGCGATCCGCTCACCGACGCCGAGATCGACCGGGCGGAGCGGCTCGCGGTGGCGGGCGGCAATCTGCGCAGGAACGCCCTGGACGTCGAGGGCGACCGGGGCCCGGAGCACCTGTCGACGAACCTGACGGAGACCGACCCGCGCCTGAGCGGCACGGCCGCGGCCCAGCGCCGCGCGGACGTCGTCTACTACGACTACAAGAGCGACGCGGTCGTCACCAAGACCGTCAATCTCGACACCGGCAAGGTCGAGGACACCAGCACGGACCACGGAGTGCAGCCGCCGCCCGGCAAGGACGAACTGACCGAGGCGGCCCAGCTGTTGATCGGCGACCGGCTCGGCGCCGGCCTGCGGGCCGACTACAAGGACGCCACCGGCAAGAAGCTCACCGGGCCGGACCAGCTGGAGCTCAGCGGCATGGTCTTCCGCAAGGGCACGGTCGCGAACGTGCCGGCGGACCTCGCCGCGTGCGGCACGCACCGCTGCCTGCGCGTCATCACCAAGGTCAAGAGCGGCCCGTGGATCGACACGCGCGCCCTCGTCGTCGACCTCAGCGACCGCACGGTCGGCCGTCTCTCCTGA
- a CDS encoding MFS transporter, which produces MTGPSTQKTGPDTPTNGTATDTPATATEESGPSRPPEGTEAGRPLDTYRQVLAATGRLLPLVSFLGRLPVAVIQFGSVLLVTRTSGSLATGGTVACALALGQVALGPLVGRLADRHGQRPVVLVASLLNALAIAAYTLGALQHLATPLLVMLAVLAGATVPGIGPLARARGVALVRRAGGGERTVDAVLSLESTADEVSFVLGPALIGVAAVLAHPAYAFGAAALLVAVCGTWFALHPTATAVPRADRPAEAARARGARPRMPRQVHLVRLGLVLLGVLLGGLGAGITALTQELGAEDQAGLVYAAMGVMSAVVGLSMAAVPVRFALPLRWRVATAGAALLSLPLIATHTLPLLYVFVMLFGALFAPNLITAFALTERAVPRARLAEGMTVAASAFVGGQAVTLAAAGRLAQTYGPAAAFTVGSVAAALAFLVALRVRTLSHDLPEIDGTTPELDPSYRATM; this is translated from the coding sequence ATGACCGGCCCCAGCACCCAGAAGACCGGCCCCGACACCCCGACGAACGGCACCGCCACAGACACCCCGGCGACCGCCACCGAGGAGTCCGGCCCGAGCCGCCCGCCGGAGGGTACCGAGGCCGGGCGTCCCCTCGACACGTACCGGCAGGTGCTCGCCGCGACCGGCCGGCTGCTGCCGCTCGTGTCCTTCCTCGGCCGGCTCCCGGTCGCGGTGATCCAGTTCGGCAGCGTCCTCCTGGTGACCCGCACCAGCGGCTCGCTGGCCACCGGCGGCACCGTCGCCTGCGCCCTCGCGCTCGGCCAGGTCGCCCTCGGCCCGCTCGTCGGACGGCTCGCCGACCGGCACGGCCAGCGGCCCGTCGTCCTCGTCGCCTCCCTGCTCAACGCCCTCGCGATCGCCGCCTACACCCTGGGCGCGCTCCAGCACCTCGCCACGCCGCTCCTCGTAATGCTCGCCGTCCTCGCGGGCGCCACGGTCCCCGGCATCGGGCCGCTCGCCCGCGCGCGCGGGGTCGCGCTCGTGCGCCGCGCGGGCGGCGGGGAGCGGACGGTGGACGCCGTGCTGTCCCTGGAGTCGACGGCGGACGAGGTGTCCTTCGTCCTCGGCCCCGCCCTGATCGGCGTCGCCGCCGTCCTCGCCCACCCCGCCTACGCGTTCGGGGCCGCCGCCCTGCTGGTCGCGGTCTGCGGCACCTGGTTCGCCCTGCACCCGACGGCGACCGCCGTCCCCCGCGCCGACCGCCCCGCCGAAGCCGCACGCGCGCGCGGCGCACGTCCCCGCATGCCGCGCCAGGTGCACCTCGTACGGCTCGGACTCGTCCTCCTGGGCGTCCTGCTCGGCGGACTCGGCGCCGGGATCACCGCGCTCACCCAGGAACTCGGGGCCGAGGACCAAGCCGGGCTTGTCTACGCCGCGATGGGCGTCATGAGCGCCGTCGTCGGCCTGTCCATGGCCGCCGTGCCCGTACGTTTCGCCCTGCCGCTGCGCTGGCGCGTCGCCACGGCGGGCGCCGCCCTCCTGTCGCTCCCGCTGATCGCGACCCACACCCTGCCGCTCCTCTACGTCTTCGTGATGCTGTTCGGCGCCCTGTTCGCCCCGAACCTCATCACCGCGTTCGCTCTCACCGAGCGGGCCGTGCCGCGCGCACGGCTCGCCGAGGGCATGACGGTCGCCGCGAGCGCCTTCGTCGGCGGCCAGGCCGTCACCCTCGCCGCCGCCGGACGCCTCGCCCAGACGTACGGCCCGGCGGCCGCGTTCACCGTGGGCAGCGTCGCCGCCGCCCTCGCCTTCCTCGTCGCCCTGCGGGTACGGACGTTGTCGCACGATCTCCCCGAAATCGACGGAACCACACCGGAGTTGGACCCCTCTTACCGGGCGACCATGTGA